A window from Corynebacterium singulare encodes these proteins:
- a CDS encoding MFS transporter, with translation MTAHRRTALVAALLGFFIVMLDTTIVNVALAEIGTDLDTTVGSLQWVVDAYTLVFAAFLLTAGAACDRLGARRVYLAGLVVFAVLSAVCALAPTGGFLVAGRAVQGVGAAAIVPGSLALLSAVYDDPKERARAIGLWGGAGGVAAAIGPVLGGALVSTIGWRAVFWVNLPIVAIGCLLTLWAIPALTGSRARRVDLPGQVLSVLTLVAVTYAVITAGEHGWSPWQVAVLIAGGVFLALFIIAERRHPDPMLPMALFTRARFSVAAMVGLALNISFFGQLFVLSLFFQQYLGYEPWLAGLALAPQACSAVVASPLGGRAVARWGAFPTMLTGLVVGTIGFSSLVLLTAETPYVVVAVLTFTAGFGMAFAMPAATSAAVASAPPEHVGIAGGVINAARQTGSVVGVAVLGEMVASGAFLTGFHTAVAVAGGVFGAAALVVAATIISHLQEPVTPEV, from the coding sequence ATGACCGCGCATCGGCGCACGGCGCTGGTCGCGGCCCTCCTCGGTTTCTTCATCGTCATGCTCGATACGACCATCGTCAATGTCGCCCTCGCCGAGATCGGCACTGACCTCGACACGACGGTGGGCTCACTGCAGTGGGTCGTCGACGCTTACACCCTCGTGTTCGCCGCGTTCCTTCTCACAGCTGGGGCCGCATGCGACCGTCTCGGGGCCCGCAGGGTCTACCTCGCTGGCCTGGTGGTCTTTGCTGTGCTCTCGGCCGTGTGCGCCCTCGCTCCCACAGGCGGGTTCCTCGTCGCTGGTCGCGCCGTCCAGGGCGTGGGCGCGGCAGCGATCGTGCCGGGCTCTCTGGCATTGCTGTCGGCTGTGTACGACGATCCGAAGGAACGAGCACGCGCCATCGGGCTGTGGGGCGGCGCAGGAGGTGTTGCCGCCGCGATCGGACCGGTCCTGGGCGGAGCGCTGGTGTCGACGATCGGGTGGCGGGCGGTGTTCTGGGTCAACCTCCCCATCGTCGCTATCGGCTGTCTGCTCACCTTGTGGGCAATTCCCGCGCTCACGGGCAGTCGCGCGAGACGGGTGGACCTACCCGGACAGGTGCTCTCCGTGCTCACGCTGGTGGCAGTAACCTATGCAGTCATCACCGCAGGCGAACACGGATGGTCACCCTGGCAGGTAGCCGTGCTGATCGCCGGGGGCGTCTTCCTCGCCCTGTTCATCATCGCAGAGCGACGACACCCGGACCCGATGCTGCCGATGGCCTTGTTCACTCGTGCCCGGTTCTCCGTGGCCGCAATGGTAGGGCTCGCGCTCAACATCAGCTTCTTCGGACAACTCTTCGTGCTCTCCCTCTTCTTCCAGCAGTACCTGGGATACGAGCCGTGGCTGGCAGGCCTCGCGCTGGCACCACAGGCGTGCAGCGCCGTGGTCGCGTCACCGCTGGGCGGCCGTGCCGTCGCCCGGTGGGGCGCGTTCCCCACCATGCTCACCGGCCTGGTAGTCGGCACGATCGGCTTCAGCAGCCTCGTGCTGCTCACCGCAGAAACCCCTTACGTGGTGGTCGCGGTGTTGACCTTCACGGCTGGATTCGGGATGGCCTTCGCGATGCCGGCCGCGACCTCGGCCGCAGTGGCCTCGGCCCCGCCGGAACATGTCGGCATTGCAGGAGGAGTCATCAATGCCGCCCGCCAGACCGGCAGCGTCGTCGGCGTCGCAGTCCTCGGCGAAATGGTCGCCAGTGGAGCGTTCCTCACAGGCTTCCACACAGCCGTCGCGGTCGCCGGTGGAGTCTTCGGTGCCGCAGCGCTCGTAGTTGCTGCCACCATCATCAGTCACCTACAGGAGCCAGTTACACCAGAAGTTTAG
- a CDS encoding ThiF family adenylyltransferase: MNGDRQRLRGHYDEDFYWERVDRNLGWLGDTTEEQRERQARLRDAVIGIVGTGGIGGAAAARLVRMGALNLKLADPDHFDLTNVQRQYGAGRDTIGRNKAEVVAQQLLALTGGETAREIRDMHFAASWRLFDLVLPTLLDRSYRTWDQDLSKRTYFGHPPAEASLESRV, from the coding sequence ATGAACGGGGACCGCCAACGGCTACGCGGGCACTACGATGAGGACTTCTACTGGGAACGCGTTGACCGCAACCTGGGTTGGCTTGGCGACACCACCGAGGAACAGCGTGAACGCCAAGCACGGTTGCGCGATGCCGTGATCGGCATCGTCGGCACCGGGGGCATCGGCGGTGCCGCAGCCGCCCGCCTGGTGCGCATGGGCGCACTCAACCTGAAACTGGCCGATCCCGACCACTTCGACCTGACTAACGTGCAACGCCAGTACGGCGCCGGGCGAGACACGATCGGCCGCAACAAGGCCGAAGTCGTCGCCCAGCAACTCCTCGCGCTCACCGGGGGAGAGACGGCCAGGGAGATCCGGGACATGCACTTCGCCGCGTCCTGGCGCCTGTTCGATCTGGTGCTGCCGACACTGCTGGACCGGTCCTACCGGACCTGGGATCAAGACCTGAGCAAGCGCACCTACTTCGGCCACCCGCCCGCCGAGGCTTCGCTGGAGTCTCGCGTATGA
- a CDS encoding ArsR/SmtB family transcription factor, producing MVARVFPEAVPDISTVASALADSSRAAMCAALMDGRAWTVGELGRYAGLARSTASEHVDVLVTHGLVHDIRQGRHRYIRLAGEDIARVVESLGVVARSPLPTPHSLSASRANANLREGRTCYQHLAGKLGVRLAEQLEEHEFIDSHCQVTNQGHRLFIQWGVPPKMLDTGRSCMDSTERRFHLAGPLGTGICKTLLDKEWLSRRGRTRAVRLTPAGRAALNDAGISLDSPSLS from the coding sequence ATGGTTGCGCGCGTGTTTCCTGAAGCGGTCCCGGATATCTCGACAGTCGCGTCGGCTCTGGCTGACTCGTCGCGGGCGGCCATGTGTGCTGCGCTCATGGACGGGCGGGCCTGGACGGTTGGTGAACTGGGCAGGTACGCGGGCCTGGCCCGGTCGACGGCGAGCGAGCATGTTGACGTGCTCGTCACCCACGGTCTCGTCCACGACATTCGGCAGGGCCGGCACCGCTACATTCGCCTCGCCGGGGAAGACATCGCACGAGTGGTCGAGAGCCTTGGCGTGGTCGCCCGCTCGCCCCTGCCCACTCCTCACAGCCTCAGCGCGTCACGGGCGAATGCGAACCTACGTGAAGGCCGCACCTGTTATCAGCACCTCGCCGGTAAGCTCGGGGTGCGCCTGGCTGAACAACTGGAAGAGCACGAGTTCATCGACTCGCACTGTCAGGTCACTAATCAAGGTCATCGCTTGTTCATACAGTGGGGTGTGCCCCCGAAGATGCTCGACACGGGCAGGTCGTGCATGGACTCCACCGAACGCCGCTTCCACCTCGCCGGCCCTCTCGGCACGGGAATCTGCAAGACTCTGCTGGATAAGGAATGGCTTTCCCGCAGGGGTCGTACCCGGGCCGTGCGTCTCACTCCCGCCGGGCGGGCAGCGCTCAACGACGCGGGGATCTCCCTCGATTCCCCATCACTGTCATAG
- a CDS encoding RDD family protein, producing MADNKDGFGPGEWPGKDLGLPKEGAGALASVMRRTGGVLIDWLLAMLIANLLELFTSSLGGPAFLGYAVWAVMGIVCGWLFARTPGMLILGMGVARLDEPGATVGFWRAAVRTLLTGVLFPAAMVDADGRGLHDRATGTAVIMA from the coding sequence ATGGCAGACAACAAAGATGGCTTCGGGCCGGGGGAGTGGCCCGGAAAGGATCTCGGCCTCCCCAAGGAGGGGGCAGGTGCACTCGCCTCCGTGATGCGCCGCACAGGGGGCGTGCTCATAGATTGGCTTTTGGCCATGCTCATAGCGAACCTTCTTGAGCTATTCACCAGTTCTCTTGGCGGGCCTGCCTTTCTTGGCTATGCGGTCTGGGCTGTCATGGGCATTGTGTGCGGCTGGCTCTTTGCCCGCACCCCGGGGATGCTCATTCTGGGGATGGGCGTGGCCCGACTGGATGAGCCGGGTGCCACTGTGGGCTTCTGGCGCGCTGCTGTCCGCACGCTACTCACCGGTGTGCTTTTCCCAGCCGCAATGGTGGACGCCGATGGCCGTGGCCTCCACGACCGCGCCACTGGCACCGCCGTCATCATGGCCTAA